The following are from one region of the Hippocampus zosterae strain Florida chromosome 9, ASM2543408v3, whole genome shotgun sequence genome:
- the LOC127607452 gene encoding transforming acidic coiled-coil-containing protein 1-like isoform X5, with protein sequence MPLKRHKPRTQGCSSDSDGHFDTPEAATPVRGPPFVPGELESNNADNKAGADQDEHLMVTAPIGDHKNVLFHNMGQDEPAVPMQDPLEMNSKHLQAPQNARLTKPMDYEPVPESFPVTSIPQMVKCTVPPPEPLPEETLLPEVMKCQFPPPEPSQEQILLPQVGKCTVTPPEPPREEISLPEVTKSTVPRLEPQREEILLPEVMKCQFPPPEPPQEEIFLPEMPKCTVPTLEPPREELLVPEMMKCTVPSPEPPQDPIPVLVNEPYLALAPSPSPSPSSAPATNSIQSYEAVPNPALEPTQEKPLVDSEAQCSGALPKSASGSQNKTRKSKPPSLSIKQTPREDAQSNEEEELPVPKASYKFDPDQLDDSFNPFTSGGSKIQNSPPPCGTITFPRPELLGSSRIEDSAATPSEESHSEAKAAMPEFGPDEGAVSKAPPKKLGCRKTASKVKKQVRPKASEIPCEPAPEPATSESVIEKAPETSVQVSDTAAPLNLDDVPIPSKGTYNFDPSQWDDPNFNPFGSNSTLSNSPVLPKGSYTFNPDKFDDSADPFKPSNSLSNDDSSGCSTRPEKKTKEGSTQKAEQLVGEKKIRQIRKKSKDRAAKTSEQAKFLCFLLNPCKVEKHDESQTQDVCKPEENEVVVTSPEISQRVHHATDEEKLASTGITGQTTQDEPQPKGESESEKTCGKKQTLDDIIPVTDAPETVDHEDDKDACIVKDDTRENPTMCSGDADAEVPSQDKISLTEIDKAAVLTLIREEIITKEIEVNEWKTKYEESRAEVLEMRKIVAEYEKTVAQMIEDEQEQKTLSCSKSVRQLTMERDQALSDLNSVERSFADLFRRYENMKGVLEGFKKNEEVLKKCAQDYLTRIKQEEQRYQTLKVHAEEKLDRANEEIAQVRSKANAEGLALNASLRKEQMKVDSLERAVLQKNQEIEELTKICDELIAKLGTE encoded by the exons CAGCTCGGACTCAGACGGTCATTTCGACACTCCCGAGGCAGCGACTCCTGTCCGCGGCCCACCATTCGTCCCGGGGGAGCTGGAAAGTAACAACGCTGACAACAAAGCAG GTGCGGATCAGGATGAGCACCTGATGGTTACAGCTCCAATCGGGGATcacaaaaatgtgcttttccaCAACATGGGTCAGGATGAACCAGCCGTCCCCATGCAAGATCCTCTGGAAATGAACAGCAAACACCTCCAAGCGCCACAAAATGCTCGCCTGACAAAGCCGATGGATTATGAGCCTGTTCCTGAGTCATTCCCAGTGACATCGATCCCGCAAATGGTTAAATGCACAGTTCCACCACCGGAACCCCTCCCAGAAGAGACATTGCTTCCTGAGGTGATGAAATGCCAATTTCCACCACCAGAACCTTCCCAAGAGCAGATATTGCTTCCTCAAGTGGGGAAATGCACAGTTACACCACCAGAACCCCCCCGAGAAGAGATCTCGCTTCCTGAAGTGACGAAAAGCACAGTTCCAAGACTCGAACCCCAACGAGAAGAAATATTGCTTCCTGAAGTGATGAAATGCCAATTTCCACCACCAGAACCCCCCCAAGAAGAGATATTTCTTCCTGAAATGCCGAAATGCACAGTTCCAACACTCGAACCCCCCCGAGAAGAACTATTGGTTCCTGAAATGATGAAATGCACAGTTCCATCGCCAGAGCCACCCCAAGACCCAATTCCCGTCTTGGTTAATGAACCATATCTGGCTCTCGCTCCATCTCCATCTCCATCGCCATCTTCCGCTCCCGCAACAAACTCGATCCAAAGCTATGAAGCTGTTCCAAATCCCGCTCTGGAGCCCACACAGGAGAAGCCTCTTGTTGATTCTGAAGCACAATGCAGCGGCGCCCTCCCAAAATCTGCTTCCGGCTCCCAAAATAAAACCCGCAAATCCAAGCCTCCATCCTTGTCAATAAAGCAGACGCCGAGGGAGGATGCGCAGTCAAATGAGGAAGAAGAGCTTCCCGTTCCCAAGGCCTCCTACAAATTTGACCCGGACCAGCTCGACGACAGTTTCAACCCTTTCACGAGTGGCGGATCCAAAATCCAGAACTCTCCACCGCCATGCGGTACAATAACTTTCCCCAGGCCCGAGCTGCTCGGGAGCTCTCGGATCGAAGACAGTGCGGCAACGCCAAGTGAAGAATCGCACTCGGAGGCAAAAGCTGCGATGCCGGAGTTCGGTCCAGACGAGGGGGCGGTGAGCAAAGCGCCTCCAAAGAAATTAGGATGTAGAAAAACCGCCAGCAAAGTCAAGAAGCAAGTCAGGCCCAAAGCGTCAGAGATTCCCTGCGAACCAGCACCAGAACCCGCAACGTCCGAATCGGTGATTGAGAAAGCACCAGAGACGAGCGTGCAAGTTTCCGACACCGCTGCGCCTCTAAACCTGGATGACGTTCCCATTCCGAGCAAAGGAACGTATAACTTTGATCCCAGTCAGTGGGATGACCCCAACTTCAATCCATTTGGGAGCAACAGCACTTTGAGCAATTCTCCAGTGCTCCCCAAAGGCTCCTACACCTTCAACCCGGACAAGTTTGACGACTCCGCGGACCCTTTCAAGCCCTCCAACAGCTTGAGCAACGACGATTCGTCCGGTTGCTCCACTCGGCCCgagaaaaaaaccaaagagGGAAGCACACAGAAAGCAGAGCAACTGGTGGGAGAGAAGAAAATTCGGCAGATTCGCAAGAAAAGCAAAGACAGGGCAGCCAA GACATCTGAACAAGCCAAGTTTCTCTGTTTTCTGTT GAACCCCTGTAAAGTCGAGAAACATGACGAGAGCCAAACGCAGGACGTGTGCAAGCCG GAGGAGAACGAGGTGGTGGTTACCTCGCCGGAGATCTCACAACGAGTTCATCACGCCACTGACGAGGAGAAGCTGGCGTCCACGGGCATTACGGGGCAGACAACGCAAGACGAGCCCCAGCCGAAAGGAGAGTCGGAATCTGAGAAAACATGCGGCAAAAAACAGACTCTTGATGACATCATACCCGTCACAGATG CTCCAGAGACGGTGGATCATGAAGATGATAAGGACGCCTGCATTGTGAAGGATGACACG CGCGAGAATCCCACAATGTGCAGCGGCGACGCCGACGCGGAGGTCCCGTCCCAAGACAAAATTTCCCTGACCGAGATTGACAAGGCAGCGGTGCTGACCCTCATCAGAGAGGAG ATCATCACAAAAGAGATTGAGGTGAACGAGTGGAAGACAAAGTACGAGGAGAGCAGAGCTGAAGTTTTAGAGATGAG GAAAATAGTTGCCGAGTATGAGAAGACGGTTGCTCAGATGATTG AGGATGAGCAGGAGCAGAAGACGCTGTCCTGTAGTAAATCGGTCAGACAGCTGACGATGGAGAGGGACCAGGCCCTGTCTGACCTCAATTCTGTGGAGCGCTCCTTCGCTGACCTCTTCAGGAGGTATGAAAACATGAAGGGGGTCCTGGAGGGCTTCAAGAAG AATGAGGAGGTCCTGAAGAAATGCGCACAAGACTACCTGACGCGCATCAAGCAGGAGGAACAGCGTTACCAAACCCTCAAAGTGCACGCGGAGGAGAAACTGGATCG GGCCAATGAGGAGATAGCGCAGGTACGTTCCAAGGCCAATGCGGAGGGGCTTGCGCTCAATGCCAGCCTGAGGAAGGAACAGATGAAGGTGGACTCGCTTGAAAGGGCCGTCCTTCAGAAG AATCAAGAGATTGAGGAGCTCACAAAGATCTGCGATGAGCTGATCGCCAAATTGGGAACGGAGTAA
- the LOC127607452 gene encoding transforming acidic coiled-coil-containing protein 1-like isoform X1 yields MDRAPPRAHKVQPTLAEAHTEDFILPRLDNVSIDKPSSDSDGHFDTPEAATPVRGPPFVPGELESNNADNKAGADQDEHLMVTAPIGDHKNVLFHNMGQDEPAVPMQDPLEMNSKHLQAPQNARLTKPMDYEPVPESFPVTSIPQMVKCTVPPPEPLPEETLLPEVMKCQFPPPEPSQEQILLPQVGKCTVTPPEPPREEISLPEVTKSTVPRLEPQREEILLPEVMKCQFPPPEPPQEEIFLPEMPKCTVPTLEPPREELLVPEMMKCTVPSPEPPQDPIPVLVNEPYLALAPSPSPSPSSAPATNSIQSYEAVPNPALEPTQEKPLVDSEAQCSGALPKSASGSQNKTRKSKPPSLSIKQTPREDAQSNEEEELPVPKASYKFDPDQLDDSFNPFTSGGSKIQNSPPPCGTITFPRPELLGSSRIEDSAATPSEESHSEAKAAMPEFGPDEGAVSKAPPKKLGCRKTASKVKKQVRPKASEIPCEPAPEPATSESVIEKAPETSVQVSDTAAPLNLDDVPIPSKGTYNFDPSQWDDPNFNPFGSNSTLSNSPVLPKGSYTFNPDKFDDSADPFKPSNSLSNDDSSGCSTRPEKKTKEGSTQKAEQLVGEKKIRQIRKKSKDRAAKTSEQAKFLCFLLNPCKVEKHDESQTQDVCKPEENEVVVTSPEISQRVHHATDEEKLASTGITGQTTQDEPQPKGESESEKTCGKKQTLDDIIPVTDAPETVDHEDDKDACIVKDDTRENPTMCSGDADAEVPSQDKISLTEIDKAAVLTLIREEIITKEIEVNEWKTKYEESRAEVLEMRKIVAEYEKTVAQMIEDEQEQKTLSCSKSVRQLTMERDQALSDLNSVERSFADLFRRYENMKGVLEGFKKNEEVLKKCAQDYLTRIKQEEQRYQTLKVHAEEKLDRANEEIAQVRSKANAEGLALNASLRKEQMKVDSLERAVLQKNQEIEELTKICDELIAKLGTE; encoded by the exons CTCGGACTCAGACGGTCATTTCGACACTCCCGAGGCAGCGACTCCTGTCCGCGGCCCACCATTCGTCCCGGGGGAGCTGGAAAGTAACAACGCTGACAACAAAGCAG GTGCGGATCAGGATGAGCACCTGATGGTTACAGCTCCAATCGGGGATcacaaaaatgtgcttttccaCAACATGGGTCAGGATGAACCAGCCGTCCCCATGCAAGATCCTCTGGAAATGAACAGCAAACACCTCCAAGCGCCACAAAATGCTCGCCTGACAAAGCCGATGGATTATGAGCCTGTTCCTGAGTCATTCCCAGTGACATCGATCCCGCAAATGGTTAAATGCACAGTTCCACCACCGGAACCCCTCCCAGAAGAGACATTGCTTCCTGAGGTGATGAAATGCCAATTTCCACCACCAGAACCTTCCCAAGAGCAGATATTGCTTCCTCAAGTGGGGAAATGCACAGTTACACCACCAGAACCCCCCCGAGAAGAGATCTCGCTTCCTGAAGTGACGAAAAGCACAGTTCCAAGACTCGAACCCCAACGAGAAGAAATATTGCTTCCTGAAGTGATGAAATGCCAATTTCCACCACCAGAACCCCCCCAAGAAGAGATATTTCTTCCTGAAATGCCGAAATGCACAGTTCCAACACTCGAACCCCCCCGAGAAGAACTATTGGTTCCTGAAATGATGAAATGCACAGTTCCATCGCCAGAGCCACCCCAAGACCCAATTCCCGTCTTGGTTAATGAACCATATCTGGCTCTCGCTCCATCTCCATCTCCATCGCCATCTTCCGCTCCCGCAACAAACTCGATCCAAAGCTATGAAGCTGTTCCAAATCCCGCTCTGGAGCCCACACAGGAGAAGCCTCTTGTTGATTCTGAAGCACAATGCAGCGGCGCCCTCCCAAAATCTGCTTCCGGCTCCCAAAATAAAACCCGCAAATCCAAGCCTCCATCCTTGTCAATAAAGCAGACGCCGAGGGAGGATGCGCAGTCAAATGAGGAAGAAGAGCTTCCCGTTCCCAAGGCCTCCTACAAATTTGACCCGGACCAGCTCGACGACAGTTTCAACCCTTTCACGAGTGGCGGATCCAAAATCCAGAACTCTCCACCGCCATGCGGTACAATAACTTTCCCCAGGCCCGAGCTGCTCGGGAGCTCTCGGATCGAAGACAGTGCGGCAACGCCAAGTGAAGAATCGCACTCGGAGGCAAAAGCTGCGATGCCGGAGTTCGGTCCAGACGAGGGGGCGGTGAGCAAAGCGCCTCCAAAGAAATTAGGATGTAGAAAAACCGCCAGCAAAGTCAAGAAGCAAGTCAGGCCCAAAGCGTCAGAGATTCCCTGCGAACCAGCACCAGAACCCGCAACGTCCGAATCGGTGATTGAGAAAGCACCAGAGACGAGCGTGCAAGTTTCCGACACCGCTGCGCCTCTAAACCTGGATGACGTTCCCATTCCGAGCAAAGGAACGTATAACTTTGATCCCAGTCAGTGGGATGACCCCAACTTCAATCCATTTGGGAGCAACAGCACTTTGAGCAATTCTCCAGTGCTCCCCAAAGGCTCCTACACCTTCAACCCGGACAAGTTTGACGACTCCGCGGACCCTTTCAAGCCCTCCAACAGCTTGAGCAACGACGATTCGTCCGGTTGCTCCACTCGGCCCgagaaaaaaaccaaagagGGAAGCACACAGAAAGCAGAGCAACTGGTGGGAGAGAAGAAAATTCGGCAGATTCGCAAGAAAAGCAAAGACAGGGCAGCCAA GACATCTGAACAAGCCAAGTTTCTCTGTTTTCTGTT GAACCCCTGTAAAGTCGAGAAACATGACGAGAGCCAAACGCAGGACGTGTGCAAGCCG GAGGAGAACGAGGTGGTGGTTACCTCGCCGGAGATCTCACAACGAGTTCATCACGCCACTGACGAGGAGAAGCTGGCGTCCACGGGCATTACGGGGCAGACAACGCAAGACGAGCCCCAGCCGAAAGGAGAGTCGGAATCTGAGAAAACATGCGGCAAAAAACAGACTCTTGATGACATCATACCCGTCACAGATG CTCCAGAGACGGTGGATCATGAAGATGATAAGGACGCCTGCATTGTGAAGGATGACACG CGCGAGAATCCCACAATGTGCAGCGGCGACGCCGACGCGGAGGTCCCGTCCCAAGACAAAATTTCCCTGACCGAGATTGACAAGGCAGCGGTGCTGACCCTCATCAGAGAGGAG ATCATCACAAAAGAGATTGAGGTGAACGAGTGGAAGACAAAGTACGAGGAGAGCAGAGCTGAAGTTTTAGAGATGAG GAAAATAGTTGCCGAGTATGAGAAGACGGTTGCTCAGATGATTG AGGATGAGCAGGAGCAGAAGACGCTGTCCTGTAGTAAATCGGTCAGACAGCTGACGATGGAGAGGGACCAGGCCCTGTCTGACCTCAATTCTGTGGAGCGCTCCTTCGCTGACCTCTTCAGGAGGTATGAAAACATGAAGGGGGTCCTGGAGGGCTTCAAGAAG AATGAGGAGGTCCTGAAGAAATGCGCACAAGACTACCTGACGCGCATCAAGCAGGAGGAACAGCGTTACCAAACCCTCAAAGTGCACGCGGAGGAGAAACTGGATCG GGCCAATGAGGAGATAGCGCAGGTACGTTCCAAGGCCAATGCGGAGGGGCTTGCGCTCAATGCCAGCCTGAGGAAGGAACAGATGAAGGTGGACTCGCTTGAAAGGGCCGTCCTTCAGAAG AATCAAGAGATTGAGGAGCTCACAAAGATCTGCGATGAGCTGATCGCCAAATTGGGAACGGAGTAA
- the LOC127607452 gene encoding transforming acidic coiled-coil-containing protein 1-like isoform X2 — protein MDRAPPRAHKVQPTLAEAHTEDFILPRLDNVSIDKPSSDSDGHFDTPEAATPVRGPPFVPGELESNNADNKAGADQDEHLMVTAPIGDHKNVLFHNMGQDEPAVPMQDPLEMNSKHLQAPQNARLTKPMDYEPVPESFPVTSIPQMVKCTVPPPEPLPEETLLPEVMKCQFPPPEPSQEQILLPQVGKCTVTPPEPPREEISLPEVTKSTVPRLEPQREEILLPEVMKCQFPPPEPPQEEIFLPEMPKCTVPTLEPPREELLVPEMMKCTVPSPEPPQDPIPVLVNEPYLALAPSPSPSPSSAPATNSIQSYEAVPNPALEPTQEKPLVDSEAQCSGALPKSASGSQNKTRKSKPPSLSIKQTPREDAQSNEEEELPVPKASYKFDPDQLDDSFNPFTSGGSKIQNSPPPCGTITFPRPELLGSSRIEDSAATPSEESHSEAKAAMPEFGPDEGAVSKAPPKKLGCRKTASKVKKQVRPKASEIPCEPAPEPATSESVIEKAPETSVQVSDTAAPLNLDDVPIPSKGTYNFDPSQWDDPNFNPFGSNSTLSNSPVLPKGSYTFNPDKFDDSADPFKPSNSLSNDDSSGCSTRPEKKTKEGSTQKAEQLVGEKKIRQIRKKSKDRAAKNPCKVEKHDESQTQDVCKPEENEVVVTSPEISQRVHHATDEEKLASTGITGQTTQDEPQPKGESESEKTCGKKQTLDDIIPVTDAPETVDHEDDKDACIVKDDTRENPTMCSGDADAEVPSQDKISLTEIDKAAVLTLIREEIITKEIEVNEWKTKYEESRAEVLEMRKIVAEYEKTVAQMIEDEQEQKTLSCSKSVRQLTMERDQALSDLNSVERSFADLFRRYENMKGVLEGFKKNEEVLKKCAQDYLTRIKQEEQRYQTLKVHAEEKLDRANEEIAQVRSKANAEGLALNASLRKEQMKVDSLERAVLQKNQEIEELTKICDELIAKLGTE, from the exons CTCGGACTCAGACGGTCATTTCGACACTCCCGAGGCAGCGACTCCTGTCCGCGGCCCACCATTCGTCCCGGGGGAGCTGGAAAGTAACAACGCTGACAACAAAGCAG GTGCGGATCAGGATGAGCACCTGATGGTTACAGCTCCAATCGGGGATcacaaaaatgtgcttttccaCAACATGGGTCAGGATGAACCAGCCGTCCCCATGCAAGATCCTCTGGAAATGAACAGCAAACACCTCCAAGCGCCACAAAATGCTCGCCTGACAAAGCCGATGGATTATGAGCCTGTTCCTGAGTCATTCCCAGTGACATCGATCCCGCAAATGGTTAAATGCACAGTTCCACCACCGGAACCCCTCCCAGAAGAGACATTGCTTCCTGAGGTGATGAAATGCCAATTTCCACCACCAGAACCTTCCCAAGAGCAGATATTGCTTCCTCAAGTGGGGAAATGCACAGTTACACCACCAGAACCCCCCCGAGAAGAGATCTCGCTTCCTGAAGTGACGAAAAGCACAGTTCCAAGACTCGAACCCCAACGAGAAGAAATATTGCTTCCTGAAGTGATGAAATGCCAATTTCCACCACCAGAACCCCCCCAAGAAGAGATATTTCTTCCTGAAATGCCGAAATGCACAGTTCCAACACTCGAACCCCCCCGAGAAGAACTATTGGTTCCTGAAATGATGAAATGCACAGTTCCATCGCCAGAGCCACCCCAAGACCCAATTCCCGTCTTGGTTAATGAACCATATCTGGCTCTCGCTCCATCTCCATCTCCATCGCCATCTTCCGCTCCCGCAACAAACTCGATCCAAAGCTATGAAGCTGTTCCAAATCCCGCTCTGGAGCCCACACAGGAGAAGCCTCTTGTTGATTCTGAAGCACAATGCAGCGGCGCCCTCCCAAAATCTGCTTCCGGCTCCCAAAATAAAACCCGCAAATCCAAGCCTCCATCCTTGTCAATAAAGCAGACGCCGAGGGAGGATGCGCAGTCAAATGAGGAAGAAGAGCTTCCCGTTCCCAAGGCCTCCTACAAATTTGACCCGGACCAGCTCGACGACAGTTTCAACCCTTTCACGAGTGGCGGATCCAAAATCCAGAACTCTCCACCGCCATGCGGTACAATAACTTTCCCCAGGCCCGAGCTGCTCGGGAGCTCTCGGATCGAAGACAGTGCGGCAACGCCAAGTGAAGAATCGCACTCGGAGGCAAAAGCTGCGATGCCGGAGTTCGGTCCAGACGAGGGGGCGGTGAGCAAAGCGCCTCCAAAGAAATTAGGATGTAGAAAAACCGCCAGCAAAGTCAAGAAGCAAGTCAGGCCCAAAGCGTCAGAGATTCCCTGCGAACCAGCACCAGAACCCGCAACGTCCGAATCGGTGATTGAGAAAGCACCAGAGACGAGCGTGCAAGTTTCCGACACCGCTGCGCCTCTAAACCTGGATGACGTTCCCATTCCGAGCAAAGGAACGTATAACTTTGATCCCAGTCAGTGGGATGACCCCAACTTCAATCCATTTGGGAGCAACAGCACTTTGAGCAATTCTCCAGTGCTCCCCAAAGGCTCCTACACCTTCAACCCGGACAAGTTTGACGACTCCGCGGACCCTTTCAAGCCCTCCAACAGCTTGAGCAACGACGATTCGTCCGGTTGCTCCACTCGGCCCgagaaaaaaaccaaagagGGAAGCACACAGAAAGCAGAGCAACTGGTGGGAGAGAAGAAAATTCGGCAGATTCGCAAGAAAAGCAAAGACAGGGCAGCCAA GAACCCCTGTAAAGTCGAGAAACATGACGAGAGCCAAACGCAGGACGTGTGCAAGCCG GAGGAGAACGAGGTGGTGGTTACCTCGCCGGAGATCTCACAACGAGTTCATCACGCCACTGACGAGGAGAAGCTGGCGTCCACGGGCATTACGGGGCAGACAACGCAAGACGAGCCCCAGCCGAAAGGAGAGTCGGAATCTGAGAAAACATGCGGCAAAAAACAGACTCTTGATGACATCATACCCGTCACAGATG CTCCAGAGACGGTGGATCATGAAGATGATAAGGACGCCTGCATTGTGAAGGATGACACG CGCGAGAATCCCACAATGTGCAGCGGCGACGCCGACGCGGAGGTCCCGTCCCAAGACAAAATTTCCCTGACCGAGATTGACAAGGCAGCGGTGCTGACCCTCATCAGAGAGGAG ATCATCACAAAAGAGATTGAGGTGAACGAGTGGAAGACAAAGTACGAGGAGAGCAGAGCTGAAGTTTTAGAGATGAG GAAAATAGTTGCCGAGTATGAGAAGACGGTTGCTCAGATGATTG AGGATGAGCAGGAGCAGAAGACGCTGTCCTGTAGTAAATCGGTCAGACAGCTGACGATGGAGAGGGACCAGGCCCTGTCTGACCTCAATTCTGTGGAGCGCTCCTTCGCTGACCTCTTCAGGAGGTATGAAAACATGAAGGGGGTCCTGGAGGGCTTCAAGAAG AATGAGGAGGTCCTGAAGAAATGCGCACAAGACTACCTGACGCGCATCAAGCAGGAGGAACAGCGTTACCAAACCCTCAAAGTGCACGCGGAGGAGAAACTGGATCG GGCCAATGAGGAGATAGCGCAGGTACGTTCCAAGGCCAATGCGGAGGGGCTTGCGCTCAATGCCAGCCTGAGGAAGGAACAGATGAAGGTGGACTCGCTTGAAAGGGCCGTCCTTCAGAAG AATCAAGAGATTGAGGAGCTCACAAAGATCTGCGATGAGCTGATCGCCAAATTGGGAACGGAGTAA